The proteins below come from a single Leptospiraceae bacterium genomic window:
- a CDS encoding DUF445 family protein, with protein MPLTYGFVGWFTNWVALKMTFYPIKFWGIPPFLGWQGIIPRKAHKMASRSVDVITGRLIKIEEIFDKVDPAMIEKELKPMLKPVIRDLAKDIVDQIRPGLWPAVPDFVKNQIYAETEKQIPGAIKSIILGIRKNVYQFFDLKGMVLKKLSGDNVVLVVELFQTVGGPEFKFIEKSGLYFGLLLGLIQMVIWIFFPIWWTLPIQGVIVGYLTNWLALEMIFRPFYEKKYFFFFKYQGIFLKRQAAVSEAYSKFVANKILNSRNILEEILYGRAADEVFALMQKAVIRAFENTTQLAHPILTVTVGSEKYLEIREEIVRRMSAVAPKSIDKIEKYVEKSIDIEETMASRMKALPPEEFESILRSAFQEDELLLILIGALLGAVVGLGQAFYMLAFPG; from the coding sequence ATGCCACTTACATATGGATTCGTCGGCTGGTTCACTAATTGGGTTGCACTCAAAATGACTTTTTACCCCATCAAGTTCTGGGGTATTCCTCCCTTTCTTGGCTGGCAGGGGATAATACCGCGTAAAGCGCATAAAATGGCAAGTCGATCCGTTGACGTTATCACAGGAAGACTTATCAAAATAGAAGAAATTTTTGATAAAGTAGATCCTGCAATGATCGAAAAAGAATTAAAACCAATGTTAAAGCCTGTGATACGGGATCTCGCCAAAGACATTGTAGACCAAATCAGACCAGGATTATGGCCAGCAGTTCCCGATTTTGTAAAAAACCAAATTTATGCAGAGACGGAAAAACAAATTCCAGGTGCTATTAAAAGTATCATTCTAGGTATAAGAAAAAACGTGTACCAATTTTTTGATTTAAAGGGAATGGTTTTAAAAAAACTTTCTGGAGATAATGTTGTTTTAGTCGTTGAACTCTTCCAGACTGTGGGTGGACCAGAATTTAAATTCATAGAAAAATCTGGATTGTATTTTGGTTTACTGCTTGGACTGATTCAGATGGTTATTTGGATATTTTTCCCAATTTGGTGGACACTTCCGATTCAGGGGGTAATTGTCGGTTACCTCACAAACTGGTTAGCTCTTGAAATGATTTTTAGACCTTTCTATGAAAAAAAGTATTTTTTCTTTTTTAAATACCAAGGAATTTTTTTGAAACGACAAGCCGCTGTATCTGAGGCATATTCAAAATTTGTAGCAAATAAAATATTAAATTCCCGAAATATTCTAGAAGAAATTCTATATGGCCGTGCCGCTGACGAAGTATTTGCATTGATGCAAAAAGCAGTTATACGTGCATTTGAAAACACAACACAATTAGCTCATCCAATTCTTACTGTGACAGTAGGCTCTGAAAAATATTTAGAAATTAGAGAAGAAATAGTAAGAAGAATGAGTGCAGTAGCACCTAAATCCATTGATAAAATTGAAAAATATGTAGAGAAATCAATTGATATAGAAGAAACAATGGCAAGTCGCATGAAAGCACTTCCTCCAGAAGAGTTTGAATCTATATTACGATCTGCATTCCAAGAAGATGAATTGTTATTAATTCTTATAGGAGCATTATTAGGTGCAGTTGTCGGACTTGGACAAGCATTTTACATGCTCGCATTTCCTGGTTAA
- a CDS encoding NADH:flavin oxidoreductase/NADH oxidase family protein, with protein MSNINTSVKLKNNFVLSNRLVKAAMSENLANKNFLPDTELLRLYERFSSSGAGLLITGNILIDKSALGEPNNVVLDELTPIEKFQEWASIAKKSGSTIFGQINHPGRQSPVLLSKQPVAPSPIAVNAPFGIFATPRALREEEIIDIIRKFTNTAIQLKKAGFDGVEIHAAHGYLISQFLSPLTNQRTDQWGGTLENRMRFLFEIYRNMRSALGKEFPIAVKLNSKDFQKGGFSEEESSEVAKTLCEEGIDLLEISGGTYEKAAMTGIHEKETTRLREAYFLEFAHLLRKQINCPLMVTGGFRTREGMDQAISEGIDLIGLARTVAMDPNFPNKILSGESMGMMLKRISTGIEVADQAGALEIGWYQKQLLRMGEGKNPDPNLSNWDAVSSLIMKSGKRFFFF; from the coding sequence ATGTCAAATATTAATACTTCAGTCAAACTCAAAAATAATTTCGTTCTATCAAATAGATTAGTAAAAGCGGCAATGAGCGAGAATCTAGCAAATAAGAATTTTCTTCCAGATACCGAATTACTCCGGTTATATGAAAGATTTTCATCGAGTGGGGCTGGACTATTAATTACTGGCAATATACTGATCGACAAATCAGCATTAGGTGAACCAAATAATGTTGTATTAGATGAGTTAACACCAATTGAAAAATTTCAAGAATGGGCTTCCATTGCCAAAAAATCAGGCTCTACAATATTTGGTCAAATCAATCATCCGGGGAGACAATCCCCCGTCCTACTTTCAAAACAACCAGTTGCACCATCCCCAATCGCGGTTAACGCACCATTTGGTATATTTGCAACACCTAGAGCTTTACGAGAAGAAGAAATAATAGATATTATCCGCAAATTTACAAACACTGCTATTCAATTAAAAAAAGCTGGATTTGATGGAGTCGAAATCCATGCCGCCCACGGTTATCTGATCAGCCAATTTCTTTCCCCACTTACGAATCAAAGAACAGACCAATGGGGTGGAACTTTAGAAAATCGAATGCGTTTTTTGTTCGAGATTTATAGAAATATGCGTTCAGCCCTTGGAAAAGAATTTCCAATTGCTGTAAAATTAAATTCTAAAGATTTTCAAAAAGGTGGTTTCTCTGAAGAAGAATCTTCCGAAGTTGCAAAGACTTTATGTGAGGAAGGAATTGATTTACTCGAAATTTCTGGGGGCACTTACGAAAAAGCCGCGATGACAGGAATCCACGAAAAAGAGACTACTCGATTGCGAGAGGCGTATTTTTTAGAATTTGCTCATTTGCTTCGTAAACAAATTAATTGTCCTCTAATGGTAACAGGTGGATTTAGAACACGTGAAGGAATGGACCAAGCTATCTCAGAAGGAATCGATTTGATTGGACTTGCGAGAACAGTTGCTATGGATCCAAACTTCCCAAACAAAATTCTATCTGGTGAAAGTATGGGAATGATGTTAAAAAGAATTTCTACTGGCATCGAAGTAGCTGATCAAGCTGGCGCACTAGAGATCGGATGGTATCAAAAACAATTACTTCGAATGGGAGAAGGAAAAAATCCAGATCCTAATCTTTCCAATTGGGATGCAGTTAGTAGTTTAATTATGAAAAGTGGAAAACGATTTTTCTTTTTTTAA
- a CDS encoding TetR/AcrR family transcriptional regulator, whose translation MGQKRKDILTASVQIFAEKGFHATGIADIAQKLGMGHGTFYRYFKNKEDIFDSAVNEILKEIGAIALGERYDAASTLEEYETQLNRIGEKLFTLFGDDDSMARILFFEAQSVNSVQKKISNAMLIFDEYTSSYLKNGIKKEFLRKDLDIKITARLVNSIIFEGIKAVSSIENKSERIVAAKNWISNMISIILQGIQK comes from the coding sequence ATGGGACAAAAAAGAAAGGATATATTAACTGCATCTGTTCAGATTTTTGCAGAAAAGGGGTTTCATGCTACCGGAATTGCGGATATCGCGCAAAAACTCGGAATGGGTCACGGGACATTCTATAGGTATTTTAAAAATAAAGAAGATATTTTTGACTCTGCCGTAAACGAAATTTTAAAAGAAATAGGAGCCATTGCCCTTGGAGAAAGGTATGACGCCGCGTCTACTCTTGAAGAATACGAAACACAATTGAATCGAATTGGCGAAAAACTTTTTACTCTATTCGGTGACGATGATTCCATGGCACGAATTCTATTTTTCGAAGCACAAAGTGTAAATTCTGTCCAAAAAAAAATTTCCAATGCAATGTTAATTTTCGACGAATATACTTCCTCCTATCTTAAAAACGGAATTAAAAAAGAATTTTTACGAAAAGACTTAGATATAAAAATAACAGCACGTTTGGTTAATTCGATAATCTTTGAAGGAATAAAAGCAGTTTCCTCTATTGAAAACAAATCAGAAAGAATCGTCGCCGCTAAAAATTGGATTTCAAATATGATTTCCATTATTTTACAAGGAATACAAAAATAA
- a CDS encoding response regulator transcription factor, with amino-acid sequence MNIHGNGLKVLVVDDEEDISDLIKFHLEEEGFQVSVCQNGLEVLPKVDKSLPDLIILDIMLPGIGGIDLCKRIKEKFQVPIIMVTAKTGETDAVLGLELGADDYVRKPFSPRELMARVRSVLRRYENKSDEAKEGNLTIGKIHLNKKAHKVFVDNQEIDLTLIEYKILLLFMSNPGLAFTRDKLLDKIWGHDIYVTDRAVDVNIKRLRDKLLDEKERLETVRGIGYRFSDA; translated from the coding sequence ATGAATATTCATGGAAATGGTTTAAAAGTTTTAGTCGTCGACGATGAAGAAGACATTAGCGATTTAATAAAATTCCATTTGGAAGAGGAAGGATTTCAAGTGAGTGTTTGCCAAAATGGCCTCGAAGTTTTGCCAAAAGTTGATAAGAGTCTACCAGATTTAATTATATTAGATATTATGCTTCCAGGTATTGGAGGAATCGACCTCTGTAAACGTATCAAAGAAAAATTTCAGGTACCAATCATAATGGTAACTGCAAAGACGGGAGAAACCGACGCAGTTCTTGGTCTCGAATTGGGTGCAGATGATTATGTTCGCAAACCATTTAGTCCTAGAGAATTGATGGCGCGGGTAAGATCTGTTTTGCGTAGGTATGAAAATAAATCCGATGAGGCAAAAGAAGGAAACCTAACTATTGGAAAAATCCACTTAAATAAAAAAGCCCATAAGGTTTTTGTAGACAACCAAGAAATTGATTTAACTTTAATAGAGTATAAAATACTATTACTATTTATGTCGAATCCCGGTTTAGCGTTTACTCGTGATAAACTCCTAGATAAAATTTGGGGACATGATATTTACGTAACAGATAGAGCAGTGGACGTAAACATCAAAAGGTTAAGAGATAAACTTCTAGATGAAAAGGAACGTCTAGAAACAGTTCGAGGAATCGGGTATAGATTTAGTGATGCGTAG
- a CDS encoding GHKL domain-containing protein encodes MMRSFFSRVLLSNWLFLVILLSTGTVLFYVETLVVTEFKLLFFILYVIFSMFIAFHTSYKIASSVTEQLSIIEKKTMEINAGDFGTLLAASEIQEMSDLAASINSMSKRLQMQFTDLNVEKEKFNSLLQNLKEGVFAISPDKKILFQNQSIPKSLIPINSQSRNINDVLTNKKLLEFLNDHMDTGKDGKIGIDESKHYYKVWFYSLISNSQILMYIGVISDKTDERETQLLREQFVQSASHELKTPITSIKGYAETLEGKLQLKPDSIERKFIDAILRNTDRMIRIVDDMLTISKLETQNALFQPEKINLSELVKNFQFTVDGFIKLKNQTFTAEVPSNIVLHADMVLLEHLLLNLLQNASNYSPENQLIQLVAKYQENLVVISVIDKGIGISDSHIGRIFERFYRVDEDRSRKGGGTGLGLSIVKHIAKLHSGWVSVQSTPGQGTTFTVNLPIDRKKPLP; translated from the coding sequence GTGATGCGTAGTTTTTTTTCTCGCGTACTTCTTAGCAATTGGCTTTTTTTAGTTATCTTACTTAGTACCGGTACCGTACTTTTTTATGTGGAAACTTTGGTTGTCACTGAATTCAAACTTCTTTTTTTTATTTTATACGTCATTTTTTCAATGTTCATCGCATTTCATACTTCCTATAAAATAGCTAGTAGTGTAACGGAACAACTCAGTATTATTGAAAAAAAAACTATGGAAATTAATGCCGGTGATTTTGGTACATTATTAGCGGCATCAGAAATTCAGGAAATGTCTGATTTAGCTGCATCCATAAACTCTATGTCCAAAAGGTTACAAATGCAATTCACTGATCTAAATGTGGAAAAAGAAAAATTTAACTCTCTATTGCAGAATTTAAAAGAGGGAGTATTTGCCATTAGCCCCGATAAAAAAATACTTTTTCAAAATCAAAGTATTCCTAAGAGTCTAATACCAATTAACTCTCAGTCTAGAAATATAAACGATGTTCTAACAAATAAAAAATTATTAGAATTTTTAAATGATCACATGGATACAGGCAAAGATGGAAAAATTGGAATTGATGAAAGCAAACATTATTATAAAGTTTGGTTTTATTCCCTTATATCAAACAGCCAAATATTAATGTACATTGGAGTGATTTCAGATAAAACAGACGAACGCGAAACACAGTTACTCCGAGAACAATTTGTACAGAGTGCTTCACACGAATTAAAAACTCCGATTACATCTATCAAAGGTTATGCAGAAACCTTAGAAGGTAAATTACAACTCAAACCAGATAGTATAGAACGAAAGTTTATTGATGCGATTCTTCGAAACACGGACAGGATGATTCGAATCGTTGATGATATGTTGACCATTTCAAAACTTGAAACGCAAAATGCACTTTTTCAGCCGGAAAAAATAAATCTTTCTGAGCTCGTAAAAAATTTTCAGTTTACGGTGGATGGATTTATAAAATTAAAAAACCAAACCTTTACCGCTGAAGTTCCTTCGAATATAGTATTGCATGCAGATATGGTTTTGTTAGAACATTTGCTTTTAAATTTATTGCAAAATGCATCTAACTATTCTCCAGAAAATCAATTGATTCAGCTCGTTGCAAAATACCAAGAAAATTTAGTCGTAATTAGTGTGATTGATAAAGGAATTGGGATCAGTGATTCTCATATTGGGAGAATTTTTGAAAGATTTTATCGAGTAGACGAAGATAGATCTCGAAAAGGCGGAGGAACAGGTCTTGGACTTTCCATTGTGAAACATATAGCCAAACTACACTCGGGTTGGGTGAGCGTTCAGTCCACTCCAGGACAAGGAACTACATTTACTGTAAATTTACCGATTGACAGAAAGAAGCCTTTACCTTAA
- the argJ gene encoding bifunctional glutamate N-acetyltransferase/amino-acid acetyltransferase ArgJ, which translates to MYPLGFYSFGKNIGIKDSTLDFSVIYSEILCDAAAVFTQNNFPGSPVIVGKENIGDGKLQAIVINSKNSNVATGQKGIDDARKTCEVLADNLGIRSVDILPSSTGVIGVPLPIEKILIACGSAKESLKPGNLEEVALAIMTTDKKKKISYRQIEYNGIKGTIYGIAKGAGMIEPNMATMLCYILSDLKPLDGNYYNLLKSSVDKSFNCMSIDTDTSTSDTVVLMCNGVSGTIPNSLFQQTLDDICIDLTKQIAADGEGATKLIELDIVAARDDIQAYKIGKSVINSPLVKTAIYGGDPNWGRFVMAIGKVFDEKIPFEKLEIYIGEISVKGASKDTLIKLSEYLKNNSIVNISIHLGSGNSSKRFWGCDFTEGYIQENAYYTT; encoded by the coding sequence ATGTACCCACTCGGTTTTTATTCATTCGGAAAAAATATTGGTATTAAAGACTCTACACTTGACTTCTCTGTAATTTATTCAGAAATACTCTGTGATGCAGCGGCAGTTTTTACGCAAAATAATTTTCCAGGCTCACCTGTAATCGTAGGAAAGGAAAATATTGGAGACGGAAAACTCCAAGCGATCGTAATTAATTCTAAAAATTCAAATGTTGCCACCGGACAAAAAGGAATTGACGATGCTCGAAAAACTTGTGAAGTATTAGCGGATAATCTCGGAATCCGCTCTGTAGATATTTTACCATCTTCAACGGGAGTCATTGGAGTTCCTCTTCCTATTGAAAAAATTCTGATTGCTTGTGGGTCTGCGAAAGAATCTTTAAAACCAGGAAATTTAGAAGAAGTGGCACTTGCCATAATGACTACCGATAAAAAGAAAAAAATTTCGTATCGGCAAATTGAATACAATGGAATCAAAGGAACTATTTACGGGATAGCAAAAGGAGCCGGTATGATAGAACCAAATATGGCGACTATGCTTTGTTATATCCTTTCCGATTTAAAACCTTTAGATGGTAATTATTACAATCTATTAAAATCTTCAGTCGATAAAAGTTTTAATTGTATGAGTATTGATACAGATACATCCACTAGTGATACGGTAGTTCTCATGTGTAATGGAGTTTCTGGGACTATTCCGAATTCATTATTTCAACAAACGTTAGATGATATATGTATAGATTTAACAAAACAAATTGCCGCCGACGGGGAAGGTGCCACTAAATTAATCGAATTAGATATAGTAGCGGCTCGAGATGACATTCAAGCATATAAGATTGGAAAGTCTGTAATTAATTCTCCACTTGTGAAAACTGCCATTTACGGAGGTGATCCAAATTGGGGAAGATTTGTTATGGCAATTGGAAAGGTGTTTGATGAAAAAATTCCTTTCGAAAAATTAGAAATTTATATTGGGGAAATTTCAGTAAAAGGAGCAAGTAAAGATACACTAATAAAACTTTCAGAATACTTAAAAAACAATTCAATAGTAAATATTTCAATTCATTTGGGTTCAGGAAATTCTTCTAAACGTTTTTGGGGTTGTGATTTTACAGAAGGATATATTCAAGAAAACGCATATTATACAACTTAA
- a CDS encoding SpoIIE family protein phosphatase, which produces MKNYFIVILGILCFIGLVLFTFRDVGLDSKPTKRFLYYYPNGFVASTDFDNTHMIGVNIKEEKDIPAIKFKFNEELNPESLLLFKYKTIVDFLPHLILSMIFLVSSFWFLLKYGDIYLFLFFIDIAFLLYSNFALLAFDAYHFWFYLTLYLAGFLLIHMGFRLKGRDISIQWLIPEIGFAIIVAFIGSSEMQDTSIFDKLTSLAIYIILFGTAGSLSVLIYDSVKYQLLFSARLKKLTLAIAISLLVLFPYFSFQFGLFAKFPLIQYGIYFSYFIFPFLFIYGTYRYSFAPEQVYFSSSVTIILLSAVFVLLYSVLILVFIFLVEDLFIKNLWFFNIIFLSFCIYSVIPIKQKLKEIMDHWTFGKNKKLTKTLEEMANLISSPISVRATVRQLVNKVNETLDTQKIVILVASDRFPGSDIKNIDMVKLSNNSEIWNYFKNEKGVTITSSLMFGAGIRDTVYNFLRDLNIQLAFPMYGVDGNKSINAFFLVGERNTPRNFTLGELRFIKECTRLTDQLLYNYQLLVADVEKKKMEKSLRDAAILEATIHPSSKGTLNIRSTEVTYLSLAAMSISGDYVDFIKINDRKMMVFLGDVSGHGLGSGYLVSAIKALIHDQVEIGIDIVRLFRNVNNFLIERYAGNEFMTLIGGLYDSDTGVFEFINAGHLSPIIVRANGEIESIKGAHRILGVIPSPFTTDQIKLNPKDKLILYSDGITETFSPSEEIFGEKKLKNFLMENQNIPAEKLLIKLQVVLDEFRMAGDLGDDMSLIYLKRL; this is translated from the coding sequence ATGAAAAACTATTTTATCGTCATTTTAGGTATTTTGTGTTTTATCGGGCTTGTACTGTTTACATTTCGAGATGTTGGATTAGATTCTAAACCAACGAAAAGATTTTTGTATTATTACCCAAATGGATTTGTTGCAAGTACAGATTTTGATAATACCCATATGATAGGTGTTAACATAAAGGAAGAAAAAGACATACCTGCAATTAAATTTAAATTTAATGAAGAATTAAATCCTGAATCTCTACTTTTATTTAAATACAAAACTATCGTTGATTTTTTGCCGCATCTCATCCTTTCAATGATTTTTCTAGTTTCTTCTTTTTGGTTTTTACTAAAGTACGGGGACATTTATTTATTTTTGTTTTTTATTGACATTGCATTTTTACTCTACAGTAACTTCGCATTACTCGCTTTTGATGCTTATCATTTTTGGTTTTATCTGACTTTGTATTTGGCAGGTTTTTTGTTAATCCATATGGGATTTCGATTAAAAGGTAGGGATATTTCAATTCAATGGCTCATACCAGAAATAGGTTTTGCTATCATAGTCGCTTTTATTGGAAGTTCAGAAATGCAAGACACTTCTATTTTTGATAAGTTAACTAGTTTAGCCATTTATATCATTCTGTTTGGGACAGCGGGTAGTTTAAGTGTATTAATTTACGATTCAGTAAAGTATCAGCTTCTATTTTCTGCAAGGCTGAAAAAATTAACTCTTGCAATAGCAATTTCGTTATTAGTTTTATTTCCCTATTTTTCTTTCCAGTTTGGGTTGTTTGCAAAGTTTCCATTAATTCAATACGGAATTTATTTTAGTTATTTTATTTTTCCATTTTTATTTATTTATGGAACCTATCGTTATTCTTTTGCTCCAGAACAAGTTTATTTTAGTTCTTCGGTAACCATTATTTTGCTTTCTGCGGTATTTGTTTTACTGTATTCGGTTCTGATTTTAGTTTTTATTTTTTTAGTGGAGGATCTTTTTATTAAAAACTTATGGTTCTTTAATATTATATTTTTGTCTTTTTGTATTTATTCTGTTATTCCAATAAAACAAAAATTAAAAGAAATAATGGACCATTGGACTTTTGGGAAAAATAAAAAACTTACCAAAACGTTAGAGGAAATGGCAAATTTAATTTCATCTCCTATTTCTGTGCGCGCAACGGTTCGACAATTAGTTAATAAAGTAAATGAGACTTTGGACACTCAAAAAATAGTAATTTTAGTAGCTTCTGATCGTTTTCCGGGTTCAGATATAAAGAATATCGATATGGTAAAACTTTCGAATAATTCAGAAATATGGAACTATTTTAAAAATGAAAAAGGCGTAACTATAACTTCTTCTTTAATGTTTGGTGCTGGTATTCGGGATACGGTATATAATTTTCTAAGGGATTTAAACATTCAACTTGCATTTCCAATGTATGGAGTTGATGGGAATAAATCTATTAATGCATTTTTTTTAGTAGGCGAAAGAAATACACCTAGAAATTTTACGTTAGGCGAATTAAGGTTTATAAAAGAATGCACTAGGTTAACGGATCAACTTCTCTATAATTATCAATTACTCGTTGCGGATGTAGAAAAGAAAAAAATGGAAAAAAGTTTACGAGATGCCGCTATACTCGAAGCTACAATTCATCCTTCTTCGAAAGGAACTTTAAATATACGTTCGACTGAAGTAACTTATTTGTCATTAGCCGCTATGAGCATTTCTGGAGATTATGTTGATTTTATAAAAATAAATGATCGTAAAATGATGGTATTTTTAGGTGATGTATCTGGTCATGGGCTTGGATCTGGATATTTAGTAAGTGCGATTAAAGCATTGATACATGATCAAGTAGAAATTGGAATCGATATTGTTCGCCTGTTTCGAAATGTAAATAATTTCTTAATTGAGCGATATGCCGGAAATGAATTTATGACTCTGATTGGAGGACTATATGATTCAGATACGGGAGTATTTGAGTTTATCAATGCCGGTCATCTCTCTCCAATTATTGTTAGGGCAAATGGAGAAATTGAATCCATTAAAGGGGCTCATCGAATACTTGGTGTTATCCCAAGTCCTTTTACAACTGATCAAATTAAATTAAACCCGAAGGATAAATTAATTTTATATTCAGATGGAATAACTGAAACATTTAGTCCGTCTGAAGAAATTTTCGGAGAAAAAAAACTCAAAAATTTTCTTATGGAAAATCAAAATATTCCAGCGGAAAAATTACTAATTAAATTGCAGGTCGTTTTAGACGAATTTAGAATGGCTGGAGATTTGGGAGATGATATGTCACTAATCTATTTGAAGAGGTTATAA
- the mltG gene encoding endolytic transglycosylase MltG: MLSKEFILRRITPAILGIILLGVGGVFLFDSIKGGAPGDGATKYELVISSGDSSTKVTKELAANGMIKSTGYFAYLLKVTGNTNRIKQGVYLVNNGMDSRKIMDVLVEGKVKMISFTIPEGYNNRQIGDLLTKKNIVKSREEFLTAAANTDILKKYKIPAKTSEGYLFPETYTIPYNYPVDKVVDMMLKRFFLNLQKIEKAKDINPEDLHQKVILASIVEREAKKKEERPLMAGVFIKRLKKNIALESCATVQYLFDKPKKRLFEKDLLIPSDYNTYLHRGYPPGPISSPGMPALLAAFNPEETDNLFFLLKPDGYHYFSKDHREHTKAKKKYIDVLYE; encoded by the coding sequence GTGTTATCAAAAGAATTTATATTAAGAAGAATAACCCCTGCGATTCTGGGAATAATTCTATTAGGAGTAGGCGGAGTTTTTTTATTCGATTCGATTAAAGGTGGAGCACCTGGAGATGGGGCAACAAAGTATGAATTAGTTATTTCTTCCGGGGACTCTTCTACAAAGGTTACTAAGGAATTAGCCGCCAATGGAATGATTAAGTCTACCGGATACTTTGCGTATCTATTAAAAGTTACGGGTAATACCAACCGAATAAAGCAAGGTGTTTATTTGGTGAATAATGGAATGGATTCACGAAAGATAATGGATGTATTAGTAGAAGGAAAAGTAAAGATGATATCTTTTACGATTCCGGAAGGTTATAACAATCGCCAAATTGGAGATTTACTTACAAAGAAAAATATTGTTAAATCTAGAGAAGAGTTTTTAACTGCAGCGGCTAATACTGATATTCTGAAGAAATACAAAATCCCTGCAAAAACATCAGAAGGATATTTATTTCCTGAAACCTATACTATTCCTTACAATTATCCTGTCGACAAAGTTGTAGATATGATGTTAAAACGATTTTTTTTAAATTTACAAAAGATCGAAAAAGCGAAGGATATTAATCCAGAAGATTTACACCAAAAAGTAATTCTCGCATCAATTGTAGAAAGAGAAGCAAAGAAAAAAGAAGAACGTCCACTTATGGCGGGAGTATTTATTAAACGTCTAAAGAAAAATATTGCACTCGAAAGTTGTGCAACGGTACAATATCTTTTTGATAAACCCAAAAAACGTCTATTTGAAAAGGATTTATTAATTCCATCGGATTATAATACTTATCTGCACAGAGGGTATCCTCCAGGTCCGATTTCTAGTCCGGGGATGCCTGCACTGTTAGCTGCATTTAATCCAGAAGAAACTGATAATTTGTTTTTTTTACTGAAACCAGATGGTTATCATTATTTTTCCAAAGATCATAGAGAACACACGAAAGCCAAAAAAAAATATATAGATGTACTGTACGAATAA
- a CDS encoding (4Fe-4S)-binding protein has translation MDKDITKKYTNEDITIVWKPKVCIHSAICFKGLPGVFNPKKKPWVTIEGGTSEEIMGQIDKCPSGALSYYKNAEEELQEETVKTQMEILPNGPILVYGTIEVKDKNGNTTLKNKTTAFCRCGYSQNKPFCDGSHIKKEFKG, from the coding sequence ATGGACAAGGATATAACGAAAAAGTATACTAATGAGGATATAACAATTGTGTGGAAACCAAAAGTTTGTATTCATTCAGCCATTTGTTTTAAAGGGTTACCGGGAGTTTTCAATCCAAAGAAAAAACCATGGGTTACGATAGAAGGTGGAACTTCAGAAGAAATAATGGGGCAAATAGATAAATGTCCTTCTGGTGCTTTATCTTATTATAAAAATGCAGAAGAAGAACTACAAGAGGAAACAGTAAAAACACAAATGGAAATTTTACCAAATGGTCCTATTCTTGTATACGGAACAATCGAAGTAAAAGACAAAAACGGAAATACAACACTCAAAAATAAAACTACAGCATTTTGCAGATGTGGTTACTCTCAAAATAAACCATTTTGTGACGGCTCCCATATCAAAAAAGAATTTAAAGGTTAA